The sequence TCTCCGACGGACCCGAGCGAGGTGGTCTCGACGTCCTGCTGCCGCTGCGGCCCACCGGCAGCCGGGCACCGCTGTTCTGCGTACACCCGTTCACCGGTCTCAGCTGGGGCTACGCGGGGCTCGCCCAGCACCTGGACCCCGACCGGCCGCTGTACGGCCTCCAGTCGCCCCTGCTCACCGATCCGGACTCGACGGCACTCGATGTCGCTGCCCTGGCGCAGGAGTATGTCGGGCGGATCCGCTCCGTCGCGCCCCAGGGGCCGTACCACCTGCTGGGCTGGTCGCTCGGCGGGCTGGTGGCCCAGGAGATCGCGGTGCGACTGCGCGAGCAGGGCGAGCAGGTCGGAGTCCTGGCGCTGCTCGACGCGTACCCGGTGCCGCAGCAGGGCGCGGCTGCTCAGCCGCCCACCCCGGCCGAGGTGCTCGGCGTGCTCACCGGCGACCCGGAGTTGCGCGGTACCGACCCCGAACTGTCCGCGCTGCCCGGCGACGAGGAACTCGCCCGGCTGGTACGCGCGGCGAATCCCGCGCTTGCGCAGCTGCGGACCGGTGAGATCGCCGCGCTCGCCCACGCCGCCGCGAGCCACGTCGAGGCGATGCGTCACCACCTGCCCCGCCGGTACGACGGCGAGGTGCTCCTCTTCGCCGCCACGCAGGGGCGGCCCGAGGACGCGCCCACGGCCGACACCTGGGAACCGTACGTCGGCGGGTTGGCCCGGGTCGACGTCGCGGCGAGCCACTGGACGATGACCGACCCCGCGCCGCTGGCGGACATCGCCGAGGTGCTCCGGCAACGACTGGGCGAGGCGTGACCGACGATCGCACCCGCCTTCGTCCCGAGCGGCAGTCGACCGCTCGGGACGATGGCCCGTCAAACTCGGATCGGATCGGCGGTTCGCGCGGTCAGCTCGGCGGGGGTACCACCACGGTGGCTTCGGCGGTGACCGCGACGACGGCAGGGTCCAGCGGACGTGCCGCGGTGACGCCCCGGTCGGGCTCGGCCCGGCAGAGCACCGAGCAGACGAGCGCGACGGTACGGGACCGGGTGCGGACCCGGGTCACCGTGGCGGAGAACTCGACCACGTCGCCGGCGCGGATCGGGGCGTGGAACTCGACGGCCCGGTAGCCGGCGAGCAGCCCCTCGTCGCCGTCGGTGCGGATGGCGAGTTCGGTGACCGCGTCACCGAACCCGGCCAGCGCGTACGCGCCGTTGACGAGGTCGCCGGCGTAGCGGACGTCGGACCGGGAGACGTACCGTCGGTGCACCACCTGCACGCCGAGTCGGGGATCGGTGTCGGAGGTGCTCACCGCGGTTCGCCTCCCGTGGTCTCGCCGTGCAGCTGCGCCACCACCAGGCGGGTCAGCAGGCCGCTGGTGGGCTGCTGGAAGAACGCGGCGGCGTCCACCTCGACCTGGAAGACCCGGTTGGTGCGGTTCACCAACCGGATCAGGGTGAGGCTGTCTGAGCCCAGCTCGAACAGGTTCGCCGCGGGGTCTATCTCGTGTCCGGGCAGGACGGCGGCGAGGACCTCGTCGCGCAGGACGGCGGCGACCGGCTCGTGCAGCGGGTCGGCGGTCATGCCGGTTCTCCGGCCAGGCCGAGCTCGGCGACGAGCTGGGCCTGTTGTGCCACGGTCGGATGCTCCAGCAGCTCGATCAGCGGCACGGAGCCGTCGAGCACCTCGGCCAGCCGGGCTGAGAGCTGCTGCAGCATCAGAGAGTGCCCGCCCAGGTCGAAGAAGTTGTCGTCGGCGTACGCGGGCGCCCGGCCGAGCAGCTGGGTCCAGACGTCGGCGATGACCTGCTCGGTGGGGCCGGACGGGGGACGGGCGTGGGACCGGCCGCCGGTGGCGGGTGCGGGCAGCGCGGCCCGGTCGACGCATCCGTCCGGGGTGTACGGGAGGTCGGGCACCACGGTCAGCCCCGGTACGGCGAAGCCCGGCAGCCGCTGCTCGAGCTGCTGCCGTGGCTGCGCCGTGTCGGCCGTGCCGTCCAGCACCAGATACGCGTGCAAGCTTCCGTCCGGTGTGGTGACCGTCGTGGCGTTGCGTACCCCGGGGAGTTGGACGAGCAAATCGGTGATCTCGCTCGGGTGCAGTGGTACCCCGCGCAGGACGGTCCGGTCGGTGGCCGGGCCGGCGAGTTCGACGGTGCCGTCCGCGCGCAGCCGCGCGTGCCAGCCGGTCGGCTCGTCCGGATCCGGGCCGTCGACGGCGCCCAGGTGCAGTGTGCCGAAGGCGCCCTGCGGCAGGGGACGGCCCGACGGGTGCGCCGTCCACGCGCGCAGGGGGCGAGCGGGCGCCCAGCGGCAACCCGTTCCCGGCCGACCGACAGTCGGCCCAACGTCGCCAGGCCGCCGCCCGGCCGTAGGCAGCCGTACCAGACCAGGTCGGCTCGGGCGACGAGACGCTCGGCGGCGGCCCGGTGCAGGTCGCCGACGGCCAGCAGGGCACAGCCCTCCGGGGCCCGCCAACCGGCGGGCAGCCGGGCCAGCAGCGGCGTGGTCGCGCTGACGTGACTCGGTCGCAGCCGGTCGATCAGCGCGGCGAAATCGGCGCCGTCGCCAACGGCGCGGATCAGTTCGGCGCCGGTGGCATCGGCCAGCGCGGCGTCGACGTCGGCCAGCGCACTGCCGTGCGGCGCGGTGCTCAGCAGCCGACTGACGGGCCCGACGAGGGCGGCGGCGGCCGGGATCGTCGCGAGGTGAGGATCGTCGTCGAGGGTACCGGTTTCCGTGGCGGTGCCCGTTGACGCGGTGGAGGACGATGCCGCCTCGCCCCCGGCACCGGGGGGCACCGGTAGTGCGACGACCGGGGTGTCGACGCCGGTGACGACCTCGTTGACCAGCGCCCAGAACTGCCCGGCGAGCGTGACGACAGTCGACTCGTCGAAGATGTCGTCGTTGTACGGCCACTGCGCGCCGAGCCGTACCCCGTGCAGGACGTTGATGCCGAGGTCGTACTCGGTGCCCTCGGAGCGCAGGGGGAACGGCTCTCCGCGCAGGCCTGCGGGGGCCAGCGGCAGCCCCGGACCGGCGTCCGCCAGGTACGAGTAGGAGACCTGGTACAGCGGTGGCACGCCGGCCTCGCGGACCGGGTTGACGTCCTGCACCACCCGCTCGTACGGCAGCTCCTGCCGGGCGTACGCGGCCAGGGCGTGGATGTGCTCGCGGGCGATGACCTGCCGTGCCGTGTCGGTGTCGTGCACCTGTGAGCGCAGCGGCAGCACGTTGACGAAGTAGCCGATGAGGTGTTCGGTCTCCGGGTGGGCCCGCTCGCTCTTGGGCACCCCGATGACGATGTCCTCCTGGTCGCTGTACTGCCACAGCAGGATGCGGTAGCAGGCGAGCAGCAGGACCGAGGGCGTGGTACGCAGCGCGCGTGCTGCCTCGTACACCCGGTCGCCCAGCCCTTCGGGTGCGGTGTCGTAGTAGAACCGTCCGGAGCCCTCGTGGCGGGCCGGGCGGGGCCGGTCGGTGGGGATGGCCAGCTTGTGCGGCGCGTCGGCCAGGTGCCGCTGCCAGTAGTCGAGTAGCCCGGCCAGCCGGTCCCCGCTGAGGCGCTCGCGTTGCCAGACCGCGAAGTCGACGAACTGGATCGGGAGGGTGGGCAGGGGTGGCGCGCTGCCGTACGCGGCGGCCTCGTACCGGTTCCACAGGTCGCGGAGCAGGATCGCCCGTGACGGCATGTCGGCGACGGCCACGTGCTGGTTCACGACGAGGACGTGGTCGTCGTCGGCGAGCCGGTAGACGCGTACCCGCAGTGGGGGTTGCGTCGCGAGGTCGAAACCGGCGAGCGCGTCGGCGCTGGCCCGTTCCGTGTAGGCGGCGGGGTCGGTGCCGGTGAGGTCGACCAGGTCGAAGTCCACGGTGCTCACCGGCAGGATCCGTTGCGCCGGCGCCCCGTTCACGATCGTGACGACGGTGCGCAGCGAGTCGTGTCGGGCGGCGAGGTCGGCGCAGGCGTTGCGGAGCGCGGCCACGTCCAGCGGTCCATGCAGGCGGCTGGCGGTGGGGAAGGCGAAGATGTCGCGGCGTTGGTAGAGCTGTTCGAGATACCAGAGCCGTTCCTGCGCGTACGACAGGGGAGCGGGCGTGTCGGGATCGGCGCGCCGGGCCAGCGGTGCGTTCGTACGCGGCGGTTCGGCGCGGGCGCGGAGCACCCGCTCCAGCGCCCTGCGCCGGTCGGCGGGCAGGTGATCGAGTCGCCGCTGGAGCGCTTCCGTCTCGGACTCCGTGGTCATGCGTCGCCTCCCCGGTCTCAGCCTTGACTCACGATATAACTCTAGTCAATAGTTTAGTTGTTGCTCGGTCGATCAGGGGGTGCGAGTGGACACCGAAATCCGGTCCGGCGGCGCCGAAGACGATCAGGTCCTGCACCGGTTGCGCGACGAGTGCTACGGCGTCGTGCTCCCCGGCGTACCGGTCCGTGCCGACGACGACCTGTTCGAGATCGGCGGCGACAGCGTCATGCTGATCCGGCTGGTCGCCATGGCCCAGCTCACCTTCGGCGTCGAGATCGACGCCCTGCGCTACTTCCAGAGCCCCACGCTCGCCACGCTCGCCACCGAGGTGCGGCGAGGACTGACCCCGCCGACCGTCGACGAGCAGCTCCTCGACGACGTGCTGGCCCGGGTGGAGTCGATGACCGACGACGAGGTGCAGCGCCTGCTCGACGGGGCGGGACCACGATGAGCCCGGGATCCACGCGGTTGACCGGCAAGGTCTGCCTGATCACCGGCGGCACCGGGGGCATCGGACTGGCCACCGCGGAGTTGTTCACCCGACACGACGCGCGGGCCGTCGTGGTCACCGGCCGCGACCCCGAGCGCGGTGGCGCCGCGGCCGAACGACTCGGCGCAGGCGCCTGGTACCTGCCCCAGGACGTCACCGACGAGCGCCGCTGGGACGCGGTCGTCGACGCGGTCATCGCCCGGTACGGGCGCCTCGACATACTGGTCAACAATGCCGGCTGGATCGGCGACGAGCAGGCACAGGACATCGAGGAGGTGGAGCTGGACCAGTGGCGGCGCATCGTCGCCGTCAACCTGGACAGCGTCATGCTCGGCTGCCGCGCCGCGGTACGCGTGATGGGGGCGGCCGGCGGCGGCAGCATCGTCAACGTCTCCAGCACCGCCGGGCTCATGTCCACCCCCCTGTTCACCGCGTACGGCGCGGCGAAGGCCGGGATCACCCAGCTCACCAAGTCCGTCGCGGTCCATTGCGCCTGGCGCCGGTACGGCATCCGGTGCAACTCGGTGCACCCCGGACTCGTCGAGACCGACCTCGGCGACCGGGTGCTCGCCCTGTTCGACCCGGACGTGGACCGGGCCCGCACCACGTACCTGGCCCGGGTGCCGATGGGTGAACTCGGTACGCCCGACGACGCGGCGGCCGCGATCCTCTACCTGGCCAGCGACGAGTCCCGGCACGTTACCGGCACCCAGCTCGTGGTCAGTGGTGGTCTGGGCGTCTGACGCTCACGGCGTGATCTGGCTCTTCAGCAGCCTCCGCACCAGGTCGGCGTCGCCGTCGACCAGGTGCGTTCCCTCCGCGAACGGCAGCCGCTGCCACAACAGGAACAGCACCTGCTCGGCCGCCCCCCGTACCACCGCCACCGCGTCGCCCGCCGGGGACGCGTCCGGGCCGGTGACCGCCGGGACCTTGCCCTCCGACGGGGACAGCACCCACCGGTGCCCGGTGTCGGAGAGCTCCACCACCACCGGACCGGTCAGCGTGGCGACCGGCTTGCCGTCCCAGCGGTGGCCCACCGCCAGCATCACCCGCAGCACTTCGTCCACGCCGTCGGCGGCCACCAGTTCCGGCACCGGTCGCAGCTCGCCGAGCGCCTGGTCGGCGTCGCGGCCGTGAATCGTCGTCTCGTGCAGCTGCCGACGAAACCAGAAGGCGGCGGTACTGGGCACGGTGCTGAAGTTCCAGCACGGCGCCGACGGGTCGGTCTCCGACAGCTGGCGCAGCAGTAGATCCGCCCCGGCGCGGTACCAGTCCGCGGGCGCCACGTCATCGTCCAGCTTGGGCACCTGTCGGGCCCGCTTGCCGGTGCGCACGTTCTCCGCGGCCCACCGGTGGATACCGCCGAGATGACCGACCAGTTCCCGCAGTCCCCAGCGGCGGCTGACACTGACCGGCACGGACAGGTCGGCCTTGCGGGCGATCGCCTCGAACGCGGCCATCTCCTCCGCCAGCGGTTCGAGGTAGTCCGGCGCGGCAAGTGGCAGCGGTGTCGGCTCCATCGTCGGATCACCCTCCTCCGGTCAGGCGGTCACCCGCCAGGCGCAGCGTATCGAGACGCTTGCAGAATGCGAAGCGGACGAGCCCCCGGCCCCGACCGGGGTCGGCGTAGAAGCGGGAGGCCGGGATCGCCGCCACCCCCCGGCTGCGGATCAGGTCGGTGCAGTACGCGACGTCGTCGTCCGGGCACCGGCCGAGGAGGAAGTACGTGCCCTCGTTCTCGGCCAGCGTCAACGTCGTACGTTCCAGGTGGTCCCGCAGCACCGCCCGCCGCTGGGCGTACTGGGCGCGCAGCAGGTCGTAGTAGCCGCTCGTCGGGGCATCGCGCAGCATCGCCGCCGTCGCCAGTTGCAGCGGGGTCGCCGGCGCGAACGTCACGAACTGTTTGACCGCGCGCAGCG is a genomic window of Micromonospora tarapacensis containing:
- a CDS encoding condensation domain-containing protein, with protein sequence MTTESETEALQRRLDHLPADRRRALERVLRARAEPPRTNAPLARRADPDTPAPLSYAQERLWYLEQLYQRRDIFAFPTASRLHGPLDVAALRNACADLAARHDSLRTVVTIVNGAPAQRILPVSTVDFDLVDLTGTDPAAYTERASADALAGFDLATQPPLRVRVYRLADDDHVLVVNQHVAVADMPSRAILLRDLWNRYEAAAYGSAPPLPTLPIQFVDFAVWQRERLSGDRLAGLLDYWQRHLADAPHKLAIPTDRPRPARHEGSGRFYYDTAPEGLGDRVYEAARALRTTPSVLLLACYRILLWQYSDQEDIVIGVPKSERAHPETEHLIGYFVNVLPLRSQVHDTDTARQVIAREHIHALAAYARQELPYERVVQDVNPVREAGVPPLYQVSYSYLADAGPGLPLAPAGLRGEPFPLRSEGTEYDLGINVLHGVRLGAQWPYNDDIFDESTVVTLAGQFWALVNEVVTGVDTPVVALPVPPGAGGEAASSSTASTGTATETGTLDDDPHLATIPAAAALVGPVSRLLSTAPHGSALADVDAALADATGAELIRAVGDGADFAALIDRLRPSHVSATTPLLARLPAGWRAPEGCALLAVGDLHRAAAERLVARADLVWYGCLRPGGGLATLGRLSVGRERVAAGRPLAPCARGRRTRRAVPCRRAPSAHCTWAPSTARIRTSRPAGTRGCARTAPSNSPARPPTGPSCAGYHCTRARSPICSSNSPGYATPRRSPHRTEACTRIWCWTARPTRRSHGSSSSSGCRASPYRG
- a CDS encoding phosphopantetheine-binding protein, coding for MLDGTADTAQPRQQLEQRLPGFAVPGLTVVPDLPYTPDGCVDRAALPAPATGGRSHARPPSGPTEQVIADVWTQLLGRAPAYADDNFFDLGGHSLMLQQLSARLAEVLDGSVPLIELLEHPTVAQQAQLVAELGLAGEPA
- a CDS encoding maleylpyruvate isomerase family mycothiol-dependent enzyme: MEPTPLPLAAPDYLEPLAEEMAAFEAIARKADLSVPVSVSRRWGLRELVGHLGGIHRWAAENVRTGKRARQVPKLDDDVAPADWYRAGADLLLRQLSETDPSAPCWNFSTVPSTAAFWFRRQLHETTIHGRDADQALGELRPVPELVAADGVDEVLRVMLAVGHRWDGKPVATLTGPVVVELSDTGHRWVLSPSEGKVPAVTGPDASPAGDAVAVVRGAAEQVLFLLWQRLPFAEGTHLVDGDADLVRRLLKSQITP
- a CDS encoding FAS1-like dehydratase domain-containing protein; amino-acid sequence: MSTSDTDPRLGVQVVHRRYVSRSDVRYAGDLVNGAYALAGFGDAVTELAIRTDGDEGLLAGYRAVEFHAPIRAGDVVEFSATVTRVRTRSRTVALVCSVLCRAEPDRGVTAARPLDPAVVAVTAEATVVVPPPS
- a CDS encoding glucose 1-dehydrogenase encodes the protein MSPGSTRLTGKVCLITGGTGGIGLATAELFTRHDARAVVVTGRDPERGGAAAERLGAGAWYLPQDVTDERRWDAVVDAVIARYGRLDILVNNAGWIGDEQAQDIEEVELDQWRRIVAVNLDSVMLGCRAAVRVMGAAGGGSIVNVSSTAGLMSTPLFTAYGAAKAGITQLTKSVAVHCAWRRYGIRCNSVHPGLVETDLGDRVLALFDPDVDRARTTYLARVPMGELGTPDDAAAAILYLASDESRHVTGTQLVVSGGLGV
- a CDS encoding acyl carrier protein, whose protein sequence is MTADPLHEPVAAVLRDEVLAAVLPGHEIDPAANLFELGSDSLTLIRLVNRTNRVFQVEVDAAAFFQQPTSGLLTRLVVAQLHGETTGGEPR
- a CDS encoding acyl carrier protein — protein: MDTEIRSGGAEDDQVLHRLRDECYGVVLPGVPVRADDDLFEIGGDSVMLIRLVAMAQLTFGVEIDALRYFQSPTLATLATEVRRGLTPPTVDEQLLDDVLARVESMTDDEVQRLLDGAGPR